From the genome of Papaver somniferum cultivar HN1 chromosome 2, ASM357369v1, whole genome shotgun sequence, one region includes:
- the LOC113348662 gene encoding vacuolar protein 8-like: protein MSTEMGEEGKEPVAVDEESSLTSVIRRISVLISHSNSIKVFHGKWQLIRGKLEELNSGLKAAENCEFGENFMFSEMIPDILVTVNESSDLANRCINLTYSGKLLMQSDLDIICSQIDFHLKKLTGIYNAGNLTLGSAIVVSKPSFGCSKDDMKFYVNDLLTRMKVGGSDMKIQALKGLSEVTMEDEKYVKIVIDTGEIVGILVEFLEFTETEIQEESMKTISAIAGFDLYKGVLVGAGTVAPLIRVLESGSELGKERAARILQKLTENSDNAWLVSAHGGVTALLKMCTTNNGDQSDSISPACGVLKNLAGVEEIKRFMVEEDAVPAFVKLMRSKDESLQINAIEFLQLMASGDESIRRIVVREGGIYSLVQILDPKASFSSKTRDIALRAIEIFCFNSSTSLSSLMGYGFLDRLLYILRSSEVSIQESALKVGIRLCGISEETKKAMGDANFMPEFIRLLDARSHEIRELASEVLSSMISVPKNRRKLIQEECNVSRVLQLLDPGEEKSGNKKFLLSILMSLTNCNSGRKKIAHSNYLKNLEKLAETDVSDAKKILRKLSTNRFRNILNGILRS, encoded by the coding sequence ATGAGCACAGAAATGGGTGAAGAAGGTAAAGAACCCGTGGCCGTCGACGAAGAATCGAGTCTTACAAGCGTAATTCGACGAATATCTGTGTTGATTTCGcattctaattctattaaagtaTTCCATGGGAAATGGCAATTGATAAGAGGCAAACTAGAAGAACTGAATTCTGGTTTAAAAGCAGCTGAGAATTGTGAATTTGGTGAGAATTTTATGTTCTCTGAAATGATTCCTGATATATTGGTAACAGTTAATGAAAGTTCTGATCTTGCGAATCGATGTATTAATCTTACTTATAGCGGGAAACTTCTTATGCAGAGTGATCTTGATATAATTTGTTCACAAATTGATTTTCATTTAAAGAAACTTACAGGTATTTATAATGCTGGAAATCTAACCCTAGGTTCTGCAATTGTTGTTTCTAAACCTAGTTTTGGTTGTAGTAAAGATGATATGAAATTCTATGTTAATGATTTGTTAACAAGGATGAAAGTTGGTGGTTCAGATATGAAAATTCAAGCTTTGAAGGGTTTGAGTGAAGTTACAATGGAAGATGAGAAATATGTGAAGATTGTGATTGATACAGGTGAAATCGTTGGAATTTTAGTGGAATTTCTTGAATTCACTGAGACAGAGATTCAAGAAGAGTCAATGAAGACAATATCTGCAATTGCAGGATTTGATTTGTATAAAGGTGTTCTTGTTGGAGCAGGAACTGTAGCACCtttgattagggttttggaatCAGGAAGCGAGCTGGGGAAAGAAAGAGCTGCTAGGATTTTGCAGAAACTTACAGAGAATTCAGATAATGCTTGGTTAGTTTCTGCACATGGTGGAGTTACTGCCCTTTTGAAGATGTGTACTACTAATAATGGTGATCAGAGTGATTCAATTAGTCCAGCTTGTGGAGTTCTAAAAAATCTAGCTGGGGTTGAAGAGATTAAAAGGTTCATGGTTGAGGAAGATGCAGTTCCAGCTTTCGTCAAATTGATGAGATCCAAGGATGAATCTTTACAAATAAATGCAATTGAATTTCTACAACTAATGGCTTCTGGAGATGAATCCATACGGCGAATTGTTGTCAGAGAAGGAGGAATTTATTCATTAGTCCAAATTTTAGATCCAAAAGCTTCTTTCTCATCAAAAACTCGAGACATTGCattaagagcaattgagattttcTGTTTTAATTCAAGTACTTCTCTCAGTTCACTTATGGGCTACGGATTTCTCGATCGGCTTCTTTACATTCTCCGAAGCAGTGAAGTTTCAATTCAAGAATCAGCGTTAAAGGTAGGAATCCGTCTTTGCGGGATATCGGAAGAGACTAAAAAGGCAATGGGGGATGCAAATTTTATGCCGGAGTTTATAAGATTACTTGATGCAAGAAGTCATGAAATTCGAGAATTGGCTTCTGAAGTACTGTCCAGCATGATTTCAGTCCCAAAGAATAGGAGGAAACTAATTCAGGAAGAATGTAACGTTAGCCGAGTGCTGCAATTGCTTGATccaggggaggaaaaatcaggtAACAAGAAGTTCTTACTATCTATTTTAATGTCATTAACCAATTGCAACAGTGGTCGAAAAAAGATTGCACATTCCAATTATCTTAAGAACTtggaaaaacttgcagaaaccgacGTTAGTGATGCCAAGAAAATTCTTAGAAAGTTATCTACCAACAGGTTTCGAAATATATTAAATGGTATATTAAGATCTTAA
- the LOC113351719 gene encoding uncharacterized protein LOC113351719, producing the protein MLQYPENINLPDLQIWNNAAFDNNSSSIKEGSCCSLQNPNLGNGSKSMKLDSIKENITPLSCKSPVRNKSPLSVKPLHPNGALENSSQQKKPLKLLFKQGLLPQPPSPKISKTENDESKIDAEIESIEAEISRLSSKLESLRLEKAALKQKSKNSVVFQKELQKTYALTANSRIRQRGFSLGPSEILGMRSQNTGKPEKTPIQSTLNRRKSCFFKLPEITEEKGLKGKGAKSSSLSPKSRLSKIQSSRQSLTTIGSKKSERIGNVNVSSIQPKKLFQEEAKSVTAKKPVKPGRVIASRYNQTPTQSKEIRKMSLPGINKDISKGLDNRRATMATNVYDTGFARNQKTANRTKTPLAIRNEALCDKNSEDFPPPSTLNIDDLLPRIKTFRCKNETPRDSGPAKKVTDLVGRKSYFGAEEINVESSICQALSFDAEEDE; encoded by the coding sequence ATGCTTCAATACCCAGAAAACATTAACCTTCCTGATCTTCAAATATGGAACAACGCCGCTTTTGATAACAATTCATCATCCATTAAAGAGGGTTCATGTTGTTCTCTGCAAAACCCCAACTTAGGTAATGGATCAAAATCTATGAAACTAGATTCTATCAAAGAGAATATCACTCCTTTATCCTGTAAATCTCCCGTTCGTAATAAATCCCCCTTATCTGTAAAGCCACTTCATCCAAATGGTGCCCTAGAAAACTCATCTCAACAAAAGAAGCCGCTAAAACTTTTATTCAAACAAGGGCTTCTTCCACAACCACCTTCCCCAAAAATTTCCAAAACAGAGAATGATGAGAGTAAAATCGATGCCGAGATTGAAAGTATTGAAGCCGAAATTAGTCGATTGTCGTCCAAACTAGAATCGCTTCGGCTTGAAAAGGCAGCGCTGAAACAGAAATCAAAGAATTCTGTTGTTTTTCAGAAGGAATTGCAAAAGACTTATGCTTTAACGGCTAATTCAAGAATCAGGCAACGAGGGTTTAGTCTTGGGCCATCAGAAATTTTGGGTATGAGATCACAGAATACAGGTAAACCAGAAAAAACTCCTATTCAATCTACACTAAATCGTCGAAAATCTTGTTTCTTTAAGCTTCCCGAGATTACTGAAGAGAAGGGTTTAAAAGGAAAGGGAGCGAAGAGTTCTAGTTTAAGCCCTAAATCACGATTATCCAAAATACAATCGTCTAGACAAAGTCTTACAACTATTGGATCGAAGAAATCAGAGAGAATTGGTAATGTAAATGTTTCTAGTATCCAACCAAAGAAACTTTTTCAAGAGGAAGCAAAATCAGTTACAGCCAAAAAGCCAGTAAAACCTGGAAGGGTGATTGCAAGTAGATATAATCAAACTCCAACACAGTCTAAAGAAATCCGCAAGATGTCATTACCGGGAATCAACAAGGACATCAGTAAGGGGCTTGACAACAGACGTGCTACTATGGCtacaaatgtgtatgatacagGTTTTGCAAGAAATCAGAAAACGGCGAACAGGACTAAAACCCCATTGGCAATTCGAAATGAGGCACTGTGTGACAAGAATTCGGAGGATTTTCCGCCACCGTCAACATTGAACATcgatgatttgttaccaaggatcAAGACCTTTCGGTGCAAAAACGAGACCCCTCGGGATTCTGGACCTGCGAAGAAAGTTACCGATTTGGTAGGAAGAAAGTCATATTTTGGTGCTGAGGAGATCAATGTGGAAAGTTCAATTTGTCAGGCTCTGAGTTTTGATGCAGAAGAAGATGAATAG